The following are encoded in a window of Miltoncostaea marina genomic DNA:
- the hpnC gene encoding squalene synthase HpnC, translating to MSAVRPQAARHPGREAVRAHDENFPVAFLLAPRDVRDDMATVYAFCRATDDLGDEGPDGPGERLVALDRWEDELRRAAGGGAAGPLARAVADVIERRGLALDPFTRLIEANRMDQRRSRWDTHEELLDYCRHSATPVGEMVLGVLGYRDRWRVAMSDHTCVGLQLVNFWQDIARDLRERDRVYLPRAAMAAFGVTEDDLRRAAATPAVRALVASEVERARGHLRAGAGLHRLVPARVSLDIRMFTAGGLALCDAIARQGFDTLRGRPAPGRLGRARIAAGAARRALRGA from the coding sequence GTGAGCGCCGTCCGCCCGCAGGCGGCCCGGCACCCCGGGCGGGAGGCCGTGCGCGCGCACGACGAGAACTTCCCGGTCGCCTTCCTGCTCGCGCCGCGCGACGTGCGCGACGACATGGCGACGGTCTACGCGTTCTGCCGCGCCACGGACGACCTCGGCGACGAGGGCCCGGACGGCCCGGGGGAGCGGCTGGTCGCGCTCGACCGCTGGGAGGACGAGCTGCGCCGCGCCGCCGGCGGCGGCGCGGCGGGCCCGCTGGCCCGCGCGGTCGCGGACGTCATCGAGCGGCGGGGGCTGGCGCTCGACCCCTTCACCCGCCTGATCGAGGCCAACCGCATGGATCAGCGCCGCTCGCGCTGGGACACCCACGAGGAGCTGCTCGACTACTGCCGCCACTCGGCGACCCCGGTCGGCGAGATGGTGCTCGGGGTGCTCGGCTACCGCGACCGTTGGCGGGTGGCGATGAGCGACCACACCTGCGTCGGGCTGCAGCTGGTCAACTTCTGGCAGGACATCGCCCGCGACCTGCGCGAGCGCGACCGCGTCTACCTGCCCCGGGCGGCGATGGCGGCCTTCGGCGTGACCGAGGACGACCTGCGCCGCGCCGCCGCGACGCCGGCGGTGCGGGCGCTGGTGGCGAGCGAGGTCGAGCGCGCGCGCGGCCACCTGCGGGCCGGCGCGGGCCTGCACCGCCTGGTGCCGGCGCGCGTGTCGCTCGACATCCGGATGTTCACCGCCGGCGGCCTCGCCCTGTGCGACGCGATCGCCCGGCAGGGCTTCGACACGCTGCGCGGCCGCCCGGCGCCCGGCCGGCTGGGGCGCGCGCGCATCGCGGCCGGCGCGGCGCGGCGCGCGCTGCGCGGGGCATGA
- a CDS encoding cytochrome d ubiquinol oxidase subunit II, producing MSLADACAVLVMLGLTAYAVLGGADFGTGLWELTAGRRRRREVHRLVESSMGPVWEANHVWLIFVLVVTWTAFPVAFGSVASTLYVPLFLAAVGIILRGAAFATRGVGGGPRARRWYGALFATSSLLTPFFLAAALGAIASGRVPVGNAAGDAVASWWNPTSVLAGAVAVATGAHLAAVYLAADARRTGRAELVEAFRARALASGVAAGALALGGLAVVREDARPLYDGLVEEALPIVVLSGAAGVATLVLVWRRLLGLARVTGALAVAAVLWGWAVAQSPALLPGELTIDEAAAGRPTLLAVLVSSGIGALVLVPSLAYLFRLVLRGRLDKDPAPGSGAPLP from the coding sequence GTGAGCCTGGCCGACGCGTGCGCCGTGCTCGTGATGCTCGGCCTCACGGCCTACGCGGTGCTCGGCGGCGCCGACTTCGGCACGGGGCTGTGGGAGCTGACGGCCGGACGACGTCGCCGCCGGGAGGTGCACCGGCTCGTGGAGAGCTCCATGGGCCCAGTCTGGGAGGCCAACCACGTCTGGCTGATCTTCGTGCTGGTGGTGACCTGGACGGCGTTCCCGGTGGCGTTCGGCTCGGTCGCCTCGACGCTCTACGTGCCGCTCTTCCTGGCGGCCGTGGGGATCATCCTCCGCGGCGCCGCCTTCGCCACGCGCGGCGTCGGCGGCGGCCCGCGCGCGCGCCGCTGGTACGGCGCCCTGTTCGCCACCTCATCGCTGCTGACGCCGTTCTTCCTCGCGGCCGCCCTCGGCGCGATCGCCTCGGGGCGGGTGCCGGTCGGCAACGCGGCGGGCGACGCCGTGGCGAGCTGGTGGAACCCCACCTCCGTCCTGGCGGGGGCGGTCGCGGTGGCGACCGGTGCCCACCTGGCGGCCGTCTACCTGGCCGCCGACGCCCGTCGCACGGGGCGCGCCGAGCTCGTCGAGGCCTTCCGCGCCCGCGCCCTCGCCTCGGGCGTTGCGGCGGGCGCGCTCGCGCTGGGCGGCCTGGCGGTGGTCCGCGAGGACGCACGCCCGCTCTACGACGGGCTCGTGGAGGAGGCGCTTCCGATCGTCGTGCTGTCCGGAGCGGCCGGCGTGGCGACCCTCGTGCTGGTGTGGCGGCGCCTGCTGGGGCTCGCGCGCGTGACCGGCGCCCTGGCCGTGGCCGCGGTGCTCTGGGGCTGGGCCGTGGCCCAGTCGCCCGCGCTGCTCCCCGGCGAGCTGACGATCGATGAGGCGGCCGCGGGGCGGCCGACGCTCCTCGCCGTGCTGGTGTCGAGCGGGATCGGGGCGCTCGTGCTGGTGCCCTCGCTCGCCTACCTCTTCCGGCTCGTGCTGCGCGGGCGGCTGGACAAGGACCCCGCGCCGGGATCGGGGGCGCCGCTGCCGTGA
- the shc gene encoding squalene--hopene cyclase, whose translation MTTRAAHDPGAREAARDALRRGVERLRSQQHDAGYWWAELESNATITAEHTMMLHALGLATDDLRRRLANELLATQGEDGAWRVWHEGPADLSTTVEAYYALRLCGVPADDPRMARAREVARALGGVNRARFFTKLWLAVMGRYPWDRIPVLPPEMILLPPRAPLSPYRFACWARGTFVALMVVLSRRPTYPQAVGLDELFLEEPGAGPMPGPRTPGRWTPILTRLMGLAAAYNRRPVRPLRRLAERRIARWICERQEADGSWGGIQPPWIYSIFALHALGYPLDHPVIARALHGFDDTFSLHPDDGERLRIQACLSPIWDTALAAVALEDAGVAQDDPALRAACDWLLSKEVTRIGDWRAIPRRGRAGGWSFEFENEWYPDTDDTAEVLIALRRSGLPASHPAVRRGVDWLLAMQSRNGGWGAFDVDNDHAIMRQLPLCDFGEVIDPPTEDVTAHVVEALVHCGVPRSHPAVRRGVAFLWRSQRPDGSWWGRWGVNHLYGTGAVLPALAAAGEDMSCPAVRRAVAFLAGHQNDDGGWGERIESYADPDWIARGPSTASQTAWALLALHAAEPDHPAVDRGLAFLAETQNDDGSWDEEHFTGTGFPSDFMIRYHLYRQVFPVSALGRLAG comes from the coding sequence GTGACGACCCGGGCGGCACACGACCCCGGCGCGCGGGAGGCCGCGCGCGACGCGCTGCGGCGCGGCGTGGAGCGCCTGCGCTCCCAGCAGCACGACGCCGGGTACTGGTGGGCCGAGCTCGAGTCCAACGCGACCATCACCGCCGAGCACACGATGATGCTGCACGCGCTGGGGCTCGCCACCGACGACCTGCGCCGGCGCCTGGCCAACGAGCTGCTGGCCACGCAGGGGGAGGACGGCGCCTGGCGCGTCTGGCACGAGGGCCCGGCCGACCTCTCCACCACCGTGGAGGCCTACTACGCCCTGCGGCTGTGCGGCGTGCCGGCCGACGACCCGCGCATGGCGCGCGCGCGGGAGGTCGCCCGGGCGCTCGGCGGCGTCAACCGGGCGCGCTTCTTCACCAAGCTCTGGCTGGCCGTGATGGGCCGCTACCCCTGGGACCGCATCCCGGTGCTGCCGCCCGAGATGATCCTGCTGCCGCCCCGCGCGCCGCTGTCGCCCTACCGCTTCGCCTGCTGGGCGCGCGGCACGTTCGTGGCCCTGATGGTGGTGCTGTCGCGTCGCCCCACGTACCCACAGGCCGTCGGCCTGGACGAGCTCTTCCTCGAGGAGCCCGGCGCCGGGCCGATGCCGGGGCCGCGCACGCCCGGGCGCTGGACGCCGATCCTGACCCGCCTGATGGGCCTCGCCGCCGCCTACAACCGCCGGCCCGTCCGGCCGCTGCGCCGCCTCGCCGAGCGGCGCATCGCGCGCTGGATCTGTGAGCGCCAGGAGGCGGACGGCTCCTGGGGCGGCATCCAGCCGCCGTGGATCTACTCGATCTTCGCCCTGCACGCGCTGGGGTACCCGCTGGACCACCCGGTCATCGCGCGCGCCCTGCACGGCTTCGACGACACCTTCTCGCTGCACCCCGACGACGGCGAGCGGCTGCGCATCCAGGCGTGCCTGTCGCCGATCTGGGACACCGCGCTCGCCGCGGTGGCGCTCGAGGACGCCGGCGTCGCGCAGGACGACCCGGCCCTGCGGGCCGCCTGCGACTGGCTGCTCTCGAAGGAGGTCACCCGCATCGGCGACTGGCGCGCCATCCCGCGGCGCGGGCGGGCCGGCGGCTGGTCGTTCGAGTTCGAGAACGAGTGGTACCCCGACACCGACGACACGGCCGAGGTGCTGATCGCGCTGCGCCGCTCGGGGCTGCCCGCCTCCCACCCGGCCGTGCGGCGCGGCGTCGACTGGCTGCTGGCGATGCAGAGCCGCAACGGCGGCTGGGGCGCGTTCGACGTCGACAACGACCACGCGATCATGCGCCAGCTGCCGCTGTGCGACTTCGGCGAGGTCATCGATCCGCCCACCGAGGACGTCACCGCGCACGTGGTCGAGGCGCTCGTGCACTGCGGCGTGCCGCGCTCGCACCCGGCGGTGCGCCGCGGCGTGGCGTTCCTCTGGCGCTCGCAGCGGCCCGACGGCTCCTGGTGGGGGCGCTGGGGGGTCAACCACCTCTACGGCACCGGCGCCGTGCTGCCCGCCCTCGCGGCGGCCGGCGAGGACATGAGCTGCCCGGCGGTGCGGCGCGCCGTGGCGTTCCTCGCCGGGCACCAGAACGACGACGGCGGCTGGGGCGAGCGCATCGAGAGCTACGCCGACCCCGACTGGATCGCGCGCGGCCCCTCGACGGCCTCGCAGACCGCCTGGGCGCTGCTCGCGCTGCACGCCGCCGAGCCGGACCACCCCGCCGTCGACCGCGGCCTGGCGTTCCTCGCCGAGACCCAGAACGACGACGGCTCCTGGGACGAGGAGCACTTCACCGGCACCGGCTTCCCGTCCGACTTCATGATCCGGTACCACCTCTACCGGCAGGTCTTCCCGGTCAGCGCGCTGGGGCGGCTGGCCGGGTGA
- a CDS encoding phosphatase PAP2 family protein: MAQSSDEGLPRRPWGGGLVAALMALAGELGRGGRAVARRLAAGLARLRRAAATVGDGRREALIMAGAYGLYNAVRGLWGGTLDEGRANADGLVELERSLGVHWEPALQRFFVDHGLAMPFWSALYLVSQIVALPLTLILVFLFARRAYAALRGMALIAWCAGLVWYAVQPVAPPRLMADPLADTVSAQTPVDLESDFIQAFYNPVAAMPSLHVGLAVVVGWALWALTPWWPTRLLGLLYPVLIAISIVVTGNHWILDIAGGLAVVLPAAAIAAWLVRGGRRAGDIRPADPGPAPP, encoded by the coding sequence GTGGCGCAGTCATCGGATGAGGGGCTCCCCCGCCGCCCGTGGGGCGGCGGGCTCGTGGCCGCGCTGATGGCGCTGGCGGGCGAGCTGGGACGCGGCGGGCGCGCGGTCGCCCGCCGTCTCGCGGCGGGCCTCGCGCGCCTGCGCCGCGCGGCCGCCACGGTGGGCGACGGGCGCCGCGAGGCGCTGATCATGGCCGGGGCCTACGGCCTCTACAACGCCGTGCGGGGCCTGTGGGGCGGAACGCTCGACGAGGGGCGCGCCAACGCGGACGGGCTCGTCGAGCTGGAGCGCTCGCTCGGCGTCCACTGGGAGCCGGCCCTGCAGCGGTTCTTCGTCGACCACGGGCTGGCGATGCCCTTCTGGAGCGCGCTCTACCTCGTGAGCCAGATCGTCGCCCTGCCGCTCACGCTGATCCTGGTCTTCCTGTTCGCGCGCCGCGCCTACGCGGCGCTGCGCGGCATGGCGCTCATCGCCTGGTGCGCGGGGCTGGTCTGGTACGCGGTGCAGCCGGTCGCGCCGCCCCGGCTGATGGCCGACCCGCTGGCCGACACGGTGAGCGCCCAGACGCCGGTCGACCTCGAGTCCGACTTCATCCAGGCCTTCTACAACCCGGTCGCGGCGATGCCGAGCCTGCACGTGGGGCTGGCCGTCGTGGTGGGCTGGGCGCTGTGGGCGCTCACCCCCTGGTGGCCGACCCGCCTGCTGGGGCTGCTCTACCCGGTGCTGATCGCGATCTCGATCGTGGTCACCGGCAACCACTGGATCCTCGACATCGCCGGCGGCCTGGCCGTGGTGCTGCCCGCGGCGGCGATCGCGGCCTGGCTGGTGCGCGGCGGCCGCCGGGCGGGTGACATCCGGCCCGCTGACCCCGGGCCCGCGCCGCCCTAG
- the hpnD gene encoding presqualene diphosphate synthase HpnD has product MTLEEAYGHCRAVARSEARNFYYGFILLPPERRAGIYAAYAFSRRADDSVDDGRDPGARRAAVDAMRGQLDACVAGTPPPDDPVLVALADTIRRFAIPRRHLDALLDGVEMDLTVTSYPDWAALRGYCDRVAGAVGLVSLHVFGFDDPRAPAHAEELGVGLQVVNIMRDVAEDAARGRVYLPADEMRAHGVDAGQLARGVVTPGFRALMAAQAARAHEHIAGGERLLPLLDRRARMCVAMLSGLYREILREIEARQYDVFGPRVALSPARKATLLARRSARALT; this is encoded by the coding sequence ATGACGCTCGAGGAGGCCTACGGCCACTGCCGGGCGGTCGCCCGCTCCGAGGCGCGCAACTTCTACTACGGCTTCATCCTGCTGCCGCCGGAGCGGCGGGCGGGGATCTACGCCGCGTACGCGTTCAGCCGGCGGGCCGACGACAGCGTCGACGACGGCCGCGACCCGGGCGCACGGCGCGCGGCCGTCGACGCCATGCGCGGGCAGCTCGACGCCTGCGTGGCGGGGACGCCGCCGCCCGACGACCCGGTGCTCGTGGCGCTCGCCGACACCATCCGCCGCTTCGCCATCCCGCGCCGCCACCTCGACGCGCTGCTCGACGGCGTCGAGATGGACCTGACGGTCACGAGCTACCCCGACTGGGCCGCCCTGCGCGGCTACTGCGACCGCGTGGCGGGCGCGGTGGGGCTGGTGAGCCTCCACGTCTTCGGCTTCGACGACCCCCGCGCGCCCGCCCACGCCGAGGAGCTCGGGGTGGGCCTGCAGGTGGTCAACATCATGCGCGACGTGGCCGAGGACGCCGCGCGCGGGCGCGTCTACCTGCCGGCCGACGAGATGCGGGCCCACGGCGTGGACGCCGGGCAGCTGGCCCGGGGGGTCGTGACGCCGGGCTTCCGCGCCCTGATGGCCGCCCAGGCGGCGCGCGCGCACGAGCACATCGCAGGCGGCGAGCGCCTGCTGCCGCTGCTCGACCGGCGCGCCCGCATGTGCGTGGCGATGCTCTCCGGGCTCTACCGCGAGATCCTGCGCGAGATCGAGGCCCGCCAGTACGACGTCTTCGGCCCCCGGGTCGCGCTGTCGCCGGCGCGCAAGGCGACCCTGCTGGCGCGCAGGAGCGCCCGCGCGCTGACGTGA
- the hpnE gene encoding hydroxysqualene dehydroxylase HpnE — MSARPRIVVCGGGLAGVAAACEAALRGAEVTLVERRPFLGGRAFSFTDPASGREVDNGQHVYLGCCPAYIGLLRLLGTLGRTTLQPRLRAPVRDRDGRRGVLAAAPLPPPLHLGASFAAYPHLSAREKAAALRALAVLTALPPGPTDRLDERTFADWLRDHGQGERAIARFWDLIVLPTCNDRSDRVSAALAAFVFQRGVLRSTRGSAIGWSRVGLTRLVDPAARAFLEARGGRVLTGRAVERADGDGVALRDGERLPADGVVLALPPERARAAAPEALPADPALGASPIVNVHLWYDRPVMDEPFTAVVDGPAQWIFNRSAMGAVAREGEHHVAVSMSGARREVGVPRERLAAELRAELDHVLPASRRAELVASAVVKEPRATFAQGPGQAARRPGTATALARVALAGAWTATGWPATMEGAVRSGILAARHLVAAPAM, encoded by the coding sequence GTGAGCGCCCGCCCGCGCATCGTCGTGTGCGGCGGCGGGCTGGCGGGCGTCGCCGCCGCCTGCGAGGCCGCGCTGCGCGGCGCCGAGGTGACCCTGGTCGAGCGCCGGCCCTTCCTCGGCGGGCGCGCGTTCAGCTTCACCGACCCCGCCAGCGGGCGCGAAGTGGACAACGGCCAGCACGTCTACCTGGGCTGCTGCCCGGCGTACATCGGGCTGCTGCGGCTGCTCGGCACGCTCGGCAGGACGACCCTGCAGCCCCGCCTGCGCGCGCCGGTGCGCGACCGCGACGGCCGGCGCGGCGTGCTCGCCGCCGCCCCGCTGCCGCCGCCGCTGCACCTGGGCGCCTCGTTCGCCGCCTACCCGCACCTGTCGGCGCGCGAGAAGGCCGCCGCGCTGCGCGCGCTCGCCGTGCTCACCGCCCTGCCGCCGGGGCCGACCGACCGCCTCGACGAGCGCACCTTCGCCGACTGGCTGCGCGACCACGGCCAGGGCGAGCGCGCCATCGCCCGCTTCTGGGACCTCATCGTGCTGCCGACCTGCAACGACCGCAGCGACCGGGTCTCGGCGGCGCTCGCCGCCTTCGTCTTCCAGCGCGGCGTGCTGCGCTCGACCCGCGGCTCGGCGATCGGCTGGTCGCGCGTCGGCCTCACCCGCCTGGTCGACCCCGCCGCACGGGCGTTCCTCGAGGCCCGCGGCGGGCGCGTGCTGACCGGGCGCGCCGTGGAGCGCGCCGACGGCGACGGCGTCGCCCTGCGCGACGGCGAGCGCCTGCCGGCCGACGGCGTCGTGCTGGCGCTGCCCCCGGAGCGGGCCCGCGCGGCCGCGCCGGAGGCGCTCCCCGCCGACCCCGCTCTCGGCGCCTCGCCGATCGTCAACGTGCACCTCTGGTACGACCGCCCGGTCATGGACGAGCCGTTCACCGCCGTCGTCGACGGCCCCGCCCAGTGGATCTTCAACCGCAGCGCGATGGGCGCCGTCGCCCGCGAGGGCGAGCACCACGTGGCCGTCTCCATGTCCGGCGCCCGGCGGGAGGTCGGCGTGCCGCGCGAGCGCCTCGCCGCCGAGCTGCGCGCCGAGCTCGACCACGTGCTGCCGGCCAGCCGGCGGGCGGAGCTGGTGGCGAGCGCCGTGGTCAAGGAGCCGCGCGCCACCTTCGCGCAGGGGCCCGGCCAGGCCGCCCGCCGGCCCGGCACCGCGACGGCGCTCGCCCGCGTCGCCCTGGCCGGCGCGTGGACCGCCACCGGCTGGCCGGCGACGATGGAGGGCGCGGTGCGCAGCGGCATCCTGGCGGCGCGCCACCTGGTGGCTGCCCCCGCCATGTGA
- a CDS encoding PH domain-containing protein — MELLPGETILWQGRPSWRAHLSHFLVWIPLALLPVIIAGIVRANDAGTGLPYWQWLAISLLLVAGVVVYDGLRRYATLYVVTTERLRVRTGILSRREKTAAFGRVQNVNVSQSLMDRLLRVGTVEFDTAGSDVSDSGFDYAGIADPHGLVRIVAHHSRVGDEPTVGL, encoded by the coding sequence ATGGAGCTGCTGCCCGGCGAGACGATCCTCTGGCAGGGCCGCCCGTCGTGGCGCGCCCACCTGAGCCACTTCCTCGTGTGGATCCCGCTCGCGCTGCTGCCCGTGATCATCGCCGGCATCGTGCGCGCCAACGACGCGGGCACCGGGCTGCCCTACTGGCAGTGGCTCGCCATCTCGCTGCTGCTGGTGGCGGGCGTGGTGGTCTACGACGGCCTGCGGCGCTACGCGACACTCTACGTGGTCACCACGGAGCGGCTGCGGGTGCGCACCGGCATCCTCAGCCGCCGCGAGAAGACGGCGGCCTTCGGGCGGGTGCAGAACGTCAACGTCTCGCAGAGCCTCATGGACCGCCTGCTGCGCGTCGGCACGGTCGAGTTCGACACCGCCGGCTCCGACGTGTCCGACAGCGGCTTCGACTACGCGGGCATCGCCGACCCGCACGGGCTGGTGCGCATCGTGGCCCACCATTCGCGCGTGGGGGACGAGCCCACGGTGGGCCTCTGA
- the acs gene encoding acetate--CoA ligase, whose amino-acid sequence MSSDGPTIRSLESEDRRFPPPDDFAASAVATAELYDRAAADPEAFWLEQAREILDWYTPPTVACDAANPPFFKWFTDGVLNASVNCLDRHLAARGDRVAFHWEGEPGERLDITYRDLHERVCRLANGLRARGIGKGDRVAIYLGMVPEAVVAILACARIGAPHTVVFGGFSPDSLRDRIIDCGCTALITADGSWRAGKVIPLKRNADAALESCPDVHTSVVVRRTESEIAWSEGRDVWYHELVADQPAECDPERMAAEDPLYILYTSGSTGKPKGILHTTGGYLTGVAATHRWCFDLKDDDVYWCAADVGWVTGHSYIVYGPLANGATSVLYEGAPSTPDKDRWWSIVARYGVTILYCAPTAIRSFMKWGTEYPERHDLSSIRLLGTVGEPINPEAWIWYRTHIGGERVPVVDTWWQTETGQIMISPLPGVTTLKPGSATRPLPGITADVVDARGESVPLGQGGYLVLRRPWPAMLRTLYGDDERYVDTYWSTYEGMYLAGDGARRDDDGDYWLLGRIDDVMNVSGHRLSTIEIESALVDHPLVAEAAVVGRADATTGQAIAAFVTLKGHATGDESIIAELRQHVATKIGAIARPKSIVLTDDLPKTRSGKIMRRLLRDISENRQLGDVTTLANEEVVQEIAGMAESARSSEGS is encoded by the coding sequence ATGAGCAGTGACGGCCCGACGATCAGGTCCCTGGAGTCCGAGGACCGCCGGTTCCCGCCGCCGGACGACTTCGCCGCGAGCGCCGTCGCGACGGCCGAGCTCTACGACCGGGCCGCGGCCGACCCCGAGGCGTTCTGGCTCGAGCAGGCGCGCGAGATCCTCGACTGGTACACGCCGCCGACGGTCGCCTGCGACGCCGCGAACCCGCCGTTCTTCAAGTGGTTCACCGACGGCGTGCTCAACGCGAGCGTCAACTGCCTCGACCGCCACCTGGCGGCGCGCGGCGACCGGGTGGCGTTCCATTGGGAGGGCGAGCCGGGCGAGCGCCTGGACATCACGTACCGCGACCTCCACGAGCGGGTCTGCCGCCTGGCCAACGGCCTGCGCGCCCGCGGGATCGGCAAGGGCGACCGGGTGGCGATCTACCTGGGCATGGTGCCCGAGGCCGTCGTGGCCATCCTCGCCTGCGCCCGCATCGGCGCGCCGCACACGGTGGTCTTCGGCGGCTTCTCGCCCGACAGCCTGCGCGACCGCATCATCGACTGCGGCTGCACCGCGCTCATCACCGCCGACGGCAGCTGGCGCGCCGGCAAGGTGATCCCCCTGAAGCGGAACGCCGACGCGGCCCTGGAGTCGTGCCCCGACGTGCACACGAGCGTCGTGGTGCGGCGCACCGAGAGCGAGATCGCCTGGAGCGAGGGGCGCGACGTCTGGTACCACGAGCTCGTGGCCGACCAGCCGGCCGAGTGCGACCCGGAGCGCATGGCGGCCGAGGACCCGCTCTACATCCTCTACACGAGCGGCAGCACCGGGAAGCCCAAGGGCATCCTGCACACCACCGGCGGCTACCTGACCGGCGTGGCCGCGACCCACCGCTGGTGCTTCGACCTGAAGGACGACGACGTCTACTGGTGCGCCGCCGACGTCGGCTGGGTCACCGGGCACTCGTACATCGTCTACGGGCCGCTCGCCAACGGGGCGACCAGCGTGCTCTACGAGGGCGCGCCGAGCACCCCCGACAAGGACCGCTGGTGGAGCATCGTGGCCAGGTACGGCGTCACGATCCTCTACTGCGCGCCCACCGCCATCCGCAGCTTCATGAAGTGGGGCACCGAGTACCCCGAGCGCCACGACCTCTCGTCCATCCGCCTGCTCGGCACGGTGGGCGAGCCGATCAACCCCGAGGCCTGGATCTGGTACCGCACCCACATCGGCGGCGAGCGGGTGCCGGTGGTCGACACCTGGTGGCAGACCGAGACCGGCCAGATCATGATCTCGCCGCTGCCGGGCGTGACCACCCTCAAGCCCGGCTCCGCCACCCGGCCGCTGCCCGGCATCACTGCCGACGTGGTCGACGCCCGCGGCGAGAGCGTGCCGCTGGGCCAGGGCGGCTACCTCGTGCTGCGCAGGCCGTGGCCGGCGATGCTGCGGACCCTCTACGGCGACGACGAGCGCTACGTCGACACGTACTGGAGCACGTACGAGGGCATGTACCTGGCCGGCGACGGCGCCCGCCGCGACGACGACGGCGACTACTGGCTGCTCGGGCGCATCGACGACGTGATGAACGTCTCGGGCCACCGCCTGTCGACGATCGAGATCGAGAGCGCGCTGGTCGACCACCCGCTGGTGGCCGAGGCGGCGGTGGTGGGCCGCGCCGACGCCACCACCGGCCAGGCGATCGCCGCCTTCGTCACCCTGAAGGGCCACGCCACCGGCGACGAGTCGATCATCGCCGAGCTGCGCCAGCACGTCGCCACGAAGATCGGTGCCATCGCCCGGCCGAAGTCGATCGTGCTGACCGACGACCTGCCGAAGACCCGCTCGGGCAAGATCATGCGGCGGCTGCTGCGTGACATCTCCGAGAACCGGCAGCTCGGCGACGTGACGACGCTCGCCAACGAGGAGGTCGTGCAGGAGATCGCGGGCATGGCGGAGTCGGCCCGCTCCAGCGAGGGGTCCTAG
- a CDS encoding cytochrome ubiquinol oxidase subunit I, translating to MTDLIASLAGLALQASGALGGAPEQEHLFQARQMQALSLGWHIVIVCFGVAFPAIVLFMEALHLRTGDPLYRVIAKRWSKAMLVLFAVGVVSGTILSFELGMLWPEFMATFGDVFGLGFALEGFSFFVEAIFIAIYVYGWDRLPAWVHFLTGIPVAIAGVTGSMFVLMVNGWMNAPTGFSLEDGRVTDVRPVDALLNDHVWHELVHMLLAGYMVAGFCVAGVYAWGLLRGRRDRYHRVAFLVPFTVAALASPAQVVVGDWAARQVGETQPVKLAAFEGLGSTQAGASLHLGGWYRDGEVIGGIELPRMLSLLAAHDPDAVVAGLDSVPPDERPPVNVVRLAFQAMVGIGSALALLGVLFVVAWWRRRGPPASPWFHRAAVLAGPAAVVALICGWIVTEVGRQPWIVYRVMRVEEAVTAADGIPVGYGFVAAVYAALSAVAVWMLRRVARAPLDEEVEGASTLPRRPA from the coding sequence GTGACCGACCTCATCGCCTCGCTCGCCGGCCTCGCGCTGCAGGCGTCGGGGGCGCTGGGCGGCGCGCCGGAGCAGGAGCACCTGTTCCAGGCGCGCCAGATGCAGGCGCTCTCGCTGGGATGGCACATCGTCATCGTGTGCTTCGGGGTGGCGTTCCCGGCGATCGTGCTCTTCATGGAGGCGCTCCACCTGCGCACGGGCGACCCCCTCTACCGCGTCATCGCCAAGCGCTGGTCCAAGGCGATGCTGGTCCTGTTCGCCGTCGGCGTGGTCTCCGGGACGATCCTCTCGTTCGAGCTCGGAATGCTGTGGCCCGAGTTCATGGCGACGTTCGGCGACGTCTTCGGGCTCGGCTTCGCGCTCGAGGGCTTCTCGTTCTTCGTGGAGGCGATCTTCATCGCGATCTACGTCTACGGGTGGGACCGTCTGCCGGCTTGGGTGCACTTCCTCACCGGGATCCCGGTCGCGATCGCCGGCGTCACCGGGTCGATGTTCGTGCTCATGGTCAACGGCTGGATGAACGCCCCGACCGGCTTCAGCCTCGAGGACGGCCGGGTGACCGACGTCCGCCCGGTGGACGCGCTGCTGAACGACCACGTCTGGCACGAGCTGGTGCACATGCTGCTGGCGGGCTACATGGTCGCCGGCTTCTGCGTCGCCGGGGTCTACGCGTGGGGTCTGCTGCGCGGGCGGCGCGACCGCTACCACCGGGTGGCGTTCCTCGTGCCGTTCACCGTCGCCGCGCTCGCGAGCCCCGCCCAGGTGGTGGTCGGCGACTGGGCGGCCCGCCAGGTGGGCGAGACCCAGCCGGTCAAGCTGGCCGCGTTCGAGGGCCTCGGCTCGACCCAGGCGGGCGCCTCGCTGCACCTCGGCGGCTGGTACCGCGACGGCGAGGTGATCGGCGGCATCGAGCTGCCGCGCATGCTCTCGCTGCTCGCCGCCCACGATCCCGACGCGGTCGTCGCCGGTCTCGACAGCGTGCCGCCGGACGAGCGGCCGCCCGTCAACGTGGTGCGGCTGGCCTTCCAGGCGATGGTCGGCATCGGGTCCGCGCTCGCGCTGCTGGGCGTGCTGTTCGTCGTCGCGTGGTGGCGGCGGCGCGGGCCGCCGGCCTCGCCGTGGTTCCACCGGGCGGCCGTCCTCGCCGGCCCGGCGGCCGTCGTCGCGCTGATCTGCGGCTGGATCGTCACCGAGGTCGGCCGCCAGCCGTGGATCGTCTACCGCGTCATGCGGGTGGAGGAGGCGGTGACCGCCGCGGACGGCATCCCCGTCGGGTACGGGTTTGTCGCCGCGGTGTACGCGGCGCTGTCGGCGGTGGCGGTCTGGATGCTGCGCCGGGTGGCACGTGCGCCGCTCGACGAGGAGGTCGAGGGCGCGTCGACCCTGCCGCGGAGGCCGGCGTGA